Within the Thermosynechococcaceae cyanobacterium Okahandja genome, the region TTGCCCTATTGCAGGAGGCACCGCCCCCTGTCCCCCCTCCCTTGCCCCCGCGACCGGCGGCTCCCATCAGTCCCACGGTGCTGAATTTTGGTCGCGGCCAAACGAAACAATTGCGGCAGGGGTTACATGAACTGGCCACCGCCTTGGTTGAGCTCACCCAACAGCAGTGGCATACCCCCTTGCCGCCGGTGAGCGATCCCCAGTTGGTGGCGATCGCCGAGGGCATTGCCACCCTAGTGAAGCAATTGCAGCAGCAACAGCAGCAAATTAGCGATCTGGAAGCCCAGCGCCACGCCGAGAGCCAGCGCCAGCGGGACGAGCGCATGAAAATGCAGGAAGCGGTCATTAACCTGCTGTTGGATATTGAAGGGGCGCAGCGGGGTGATTTAACCGTCCGTGCCAAAGTTGATGAAGGGGAAATGGGGTCGATTGCCGACGCCTTTAACGCCACCGTGCGCAGTCTGCGCCAAATTGTTGTCCAAGTGCAGGCTGCCGCCAACCAAGTACAGGTCGCTGCCCAAACCAGTCAGGAGGCCATTGCCGGTCTTGTGGAGGGAGCCACCCACCAAGCAGAAGATATTCAGCGCACAGTGCAGGCGGTAGAAGTCATGGCCGCGTCGGTGCAGGATGTGGCGGTAGCGGCTCAGGAGGCTGCCAAGATTGCGGCTGAGGGGTTAGCAGCGGCTGAGCTAGGGGATGCCACGATGGATACCACCGTGGAGAGCATGGAAAATATTCGTCTTAGCGTTGCCGATACGGCCAAAAAAATGAAACGCTTGGCGGAGTCCTCTCAAGAAATTTCCAAAATTATTAACATCATCTCGGGCATTTCCGAAAAAACCAACCTCTTGGCCTTTAACGCCTCCATTGAAGCAGCCCGCGCTGGCGAGCATGGTCAGGGCTTCCGAGTGGTGGCCGATGAAGTGCGGCGCTTGGCGGAGCGGGTCACTGACTCCACCCGCGATATTGAGCAGCTAATTACAGGTATTCAGCAGGAAACCGCCGAAGTGCTCCAAGAGATGGAGGGCAGCACCGCCCAGGTGGTCAAGGGCACCCAGTTGGTGAGCCAAACCAAAACCACCCTTCAGGGGCTAGCACGCCTGAACCAGCAAATTGATGCCCGCCTGCAAGCCATCTCAGAGCGCACCGTCTCCCAGACCGCCACTGCTGCGGAAGTGACCCAGATTATGCAGGCCGTGGCGCAGATGGCTCAGACAACTGCTTCAGCCTCTGCGGCGGTGGTTGCTGCCATGGAAAGCTTAGGGACAGTGGCCGCCGAACTCCAGTCATCCGTATCGCGGTTCCGTGTTGAAACTTAAGGCCTGTGAAGGTGGGCTATGACCCTAAATGCTGCCGAATTGGATGCCATTACCCAAGAAGCCCGCAACTGCTTTCTTTACGAGGATGCGCCGGAATACCTCCTGTGCCTTGAGCAGTGGGCAGAGCAGGTGGTTGCGAATCCGCAGCGCCCCTACACCCCTGCAGACTATAACGTCTTGATGCGGGCGGCGCACTCCCTCAAAGGGGGCGCAGGCATTGCCCAATTGGCGGAGCTACAGGAGCTAACCCACTGCCTAGAGGACGTGCTAGAAGCCCTCAAGGACAATCAGATTAGCGATCGCGCCCGTGCCCACCAATTGCTCGTGCAGGGTATTGAGCAAACCCATGAGCTACTAGAAGCAGCCAAACAGCAACGATCCGTCCCCCTAACGCCGCAACGGCAAAGCCTATTGGCAGAACTCGGGACGTTGTTGGGTTCCGTTCCTGCCGCTAGCCCCACACCGCCCCCTAGTAACTTACACACAGCCCTCAGCCGCGACCTTGAAGCTTGCTTGCAGGGGTTAGAGGCCAGCACCACAGATGCCGAGCGCGAGAGCGCCTTAATAGCCCTTTTGGCCTTGGCGGAAACCTTGGGCGATCGCCATCAGGTGTCGTGGCTGAAGCAACTGGCCACAGAATTACCCCCCTTAGTGGCCGAGATGCCTCTAGCAGAACTAGTGCCCGCAGTTGTGGCTGAATTCCGCCAACTGCAGCAGGCCGAGCTGGCCAAAGTGGCACCGGCTGAGCCACCCCCCCCTGCCCCCCCCTCAGCGCCAGCGGCGGAAGAGGTTTACTTGCGCATTCCCGTGAGTAAGTTGGATCGCTTGGGCAACACCGTCAGTGAACTGCTCATTGGTCAGGAGCGACTCACCCTTTACCAGCAGCAATTTTCCCGCACCAACCGCGAATTAAAGTACCGCATTGAACAGTTCCGTCCTATTCGCGATCAGGTGCAAACCCTCTACGATCGCCTTGCTACCCCTCTTGCGGGGCGGGGGATGGCCTTTAACAGTCCAACCACCGACGACTTCGATGCCCTCCAGTTTGACCGCTACACCGACCTACACACCACCCTACAAGAGTTTCAGGAACTGTTGGCGCGCATTCAGGAAACGGGGGCAGATATCGACCTACTCAACCGCGATCTCCAAGAGGCGCTAGATTTGGGTCGCCAACACCTCAACAGTCTCTACAGTGAACTCACCGACTCGCGCCTTGTCCCCTTTCGCCAGTTAGCGGAAAAATTTATTACCGCGGTGCAAACCCTCGGCGATCGCCACCAAAAGCCGGTGCAACTGGTGATTGAAGGGGGTGACACCCTCGTGGATCAGGTCATCCTGCAGCAACTTAAAGCCCCCTTAACCCACTTGGTCCGCAATGCCTTTGACCATGGCCTTGAACCCGCCAAAGAGCGGCAGGCCAAGGGTAAACCCAGCACTGGCACCATCTACCTACGGGCTGCGTTGCGGGGCAATGCGGTCGAAATTCAGGTGGCCGACGACGGTCGCGGGGTTGATTTGCAGCGAGTACGGCAAAAAGCGGTGGAGCAGAACCTCTGCCCCCTTGAAAAAATGCCGGAACTGACTCGGGAGCAAGTTTTAGAATTTCTCTTTTTACCGGGCTTTTCCACCGCCAAACAGGTGAGCGATCTCTCGGGACGCGGCGTGGGTCTAGATGTTGTCCGCGAGCAAGTAGAACGCTGCCGCGGTCGGATTAAGCTGACCACCGAACCCCAGCGGGGCACTACCTTTACCCTCAGCCTGCCCTTAACCCTGAGCATTTTGCCCATGGTGCTGTGCCAAGTCGGCGACCTCACCTTGGCGATCCCCGATTTGAGTATTCGGGAAGTGATTGCCCTGAAAGAGTACACCGATATTCGTCAGCCCAGTGCCACCATTACTTGGCAAGACCAGACGATTCCCCTCTATCCCCTGCAGCATCTCTTACCCTACCAGCGGCCGATTGCCGCACCGACCCAACCCCTAGGGGTGGGAGTGGTGGTGGATGTGGCGGGTCAACCCATGGCCTTGGCGGTCAACTACCTGATTGCCGAGCGGGAACTGGTGGTGAAACCCTTTGATCACAC harbors:
- a CDS encoding hybrid sensor histidine kinase/response regulator — encoded protein: MTLNAAELDAITQEARNCFLYEDAPEYLLCLEQWAEQVVANPQRPYTPADYNVLMRAAHSLKGGAGIAQLAELQELTHCLEDVLEALKDNQISDRARAHQLLVQGIEQTHELLEAAKQQRSVPLTPQRQSLLAELGTLLGSVPAASPTPPPSNLHTALSRDLEACLQGLEASTTDAERESALIALLALAETLGDRHQVSWLKQLATELPPLVAEMPLAELVPAVVAEFRQLQQAELAKVAPAEPPPPAPPSAPAAEEVYLRIPVSKLDRLGNTVSELLIGQERLTLYQQQFSRTNRELKYRIEQFRPIRDQVQTLYDRLATPLAGRGMAFNSPTTDDFDALQFDRYTDLHTTLQEFQELLARIQETGADIDLLNRDLQEALDLGRQHLNSLYSELTDSRLVPFRQLAEKFITAVQTLGDRHQKPVQLVIEGGDTLVDQVILQQLKAPLTHLVRNAFDHGLEPAKERQAKGKPSTGTIYLRAALRGNAVEIQVADDGRGVDLQRVRQKAVEQNLCPLEKMPELTREQVLEFLFLPGFSTAKQVSDLSGRGVGLDVVREQVERCRGRIKLTTEPQRGTTFTLSLPLTLSILPMVLCQVGDLTLAIPDLSIREVIALKEYTDIRQPSATITWQDQTIPLYPLQHLLPYQRPIAAPTQPLGVGVVVDVAGQPMALAVNYLIAERELVVKPFDHTVPVPPYMMGCTVLGSGEVVPVLAPDNLTLPLTPTSEAPAVPSQPTTRPTNPQVMIVDDSIAVRRLLERVLRQAGYDVVQCRDGKEALDTLLGQGQQVALVITDVEMPRLDGYGLLEAIRTAASLQHLPVTMLTSRGGDRHRQKAFQLGANGYIIKPFQPQAMLATVAQLLNQTASPRPNSGKA
- a CDS encoding methyl-accepting chemotaxis protein gives rise to the protein MTSLANNSPTTRPLSDRYFNAILTQDIPTLRQLLSEDPTDYLVQLTLATALEQQGDMAAATDLYTAIAQGDQGIFGQSARNALALLQEAPPPVPPPLPPRPAAPISPTVLNFGRGQTKQLRQGLHELATALVELTQQQWHTPLPPVSDPQLVAIAEGIATLVKQLQQQQQQISDLEAQRHAESQRQRDERMKMQEAVINLLLDIEGAQRGDLTVRAKVDEGEMGSIADAFNATVRSLRQIVVQVQAAANQVQVAAQTSQEAIAGLVEGATHQAEDIQRTVQAVEVMAASVQDVAVAAQEAAKIAAEGLAAAELGDATMDTTVESMENIRLSVADTAKKMKRLAESSQEISKIINIISGISEKTNLLAFNASIEAARAGEHGQGFRVVADEVRRLAERVTDSTRDIEQLITGIQQETAEVLQEMEGSTAQVVKGTQLVSQTKTTLQGLARLNQQIDARLQAISERTVSQTATAAEVTQIMQAVAQMAQTTASASAAVVAAMESLGTVAAELQSSVSRFRVET